A stretch of DNA from Manihot esculenta cultivar AM560-2 chromosome 7, M.esculenta_v8, whole genome shotgun sequence:
tacatatatacaaatattaaattaatttaaatatttctaaaCAATTtcaaatcataatttttttttactagaaACATGCATgcttattttctaaatattataattttctaaaaaataaaattactaaaaaaatcaCTTCCTAATAATTTCTAATTAggtacatacatatatatacatttaaatatattaagatTTTCAAAATCTTCTGTTTTTCAATAGTGTTAGAAGTTTCAATAATAACCATCCATTAGAAAGATAAATTTTAAGTCTGTAAAGAATGTGAgaaagataataaataaaagtcTTATCTAAGAatgaattttgtttttttagtaataaaaatgaattttatttttttagtaataaaagtgttttatgagtaatatttgattatttaataaattttttaaactatttaaattttaaaaatataatttaaatttaaaaaatataattttaataaataataaattaaatatttaaattttaatcaatgaacaatagataaaaattattataattttaatatattattattaacttttataaaaagaaattgcTTATTTAAATCCACCTCTGACTTAAATTTCTAAGTCCATCGCAACACTATTCACACCCcaattaacaaataaatttcaaatctcacccctttaaaagttattttcttCTCACAATATCCTGGCATATGAGCATAAGCTAAGTCTTGCAtgtaaagtttatttttttattgtcatGCAAGGTAAAGTAGCTGCCGTCATAGAGATGATTTAACTTATAAACCGGTTTAACCAGTTTATAGTAGTTTCACTTGCCAAAAAAACAACTGATGCACATTCAAAAGGACTTGGTATATGCTACAAAAACAATAGAAATTTCAATTAGCATATGCTACAAGAACCATGTTAATGTGGAAAAGTTAACCGGCAAAACCAGAGTTGACTCTTTAGATCCCTGATATCATACAGCTTTTCACCATTCAAATTTGCTATCAGGGTCAACTGTTACCTTCCTTACATGGCTTCTTGCTTATTGAGGGCTTCACCTTCTGTGTCTTGTAATTGCCATTGGAACAAAATGGTTTCTTCTAATGTGAATTTTGCTAAAATCTGTAACGGAATTTGTTTGCCAATGCACGAGTATTTTTGTTTGGTAACTTTTCTGTTCCTCCTGAGTGTATGCAAGCCTACCACAAAGATTTGGGAAGCACTCTGCATTTGTGACATTGTTATTCAGAGCTCATTTCCATATGATGTCTCCTAAAAATTTAAGAGCTGGGACGCCTCTGATCTCTACATCAACTAAGGGTGCGTGTATCAATGTCAAGCTGGAGAGTTCAGGATCATTTTGTATCATTTCAAGAGCACGCATCTGATCCTGAAACGTTTTTAACAGAGAATGTTAATGTTATATCTTCATTATCTTCTTCTTATACTGCTATTGGAAGTTTGAATAATAAATTACTATACCCTTCTCTTCATTGCACAAAACTTGCAGTCGGAGGCAGATGGAGGAAGAATTTGATTAACAATAAGCCTCTTAACAGGAACATTCTCCTTTTGCAGGGAGGCGCGCAACCTAGACGACTCACTAACCGCCATTACCTGAAAAAGATAAATCGTGTAATAAGAGAATGTCACTGAATATTTGAATTTTGGACATTCAAAGGTGGATATTGCAGTTCTAAAAGTACATCTAGACTGGATATCCTTCCCCAGTTCGCAAGCAAAGCAGTTTGCATGAGTACTTTCATTAatgaaataagaaaaagaaaaagaaaaaaaaaaggtttcttGCCAAGCTTACAACAACAAGAATATTGGGCTTTTTGTAAATTTAAGGGCGGGGGAATTAAAATTTACTGATTTGGGGTTGGGAAAAACTTATTGACGGATTTGGGGTTCGCCTGCCACGTGGCAGGCGAAAAGAGAGTCTGGCGCTTCTTTGAGAAGCGCCAGACCCTGGCTCCTCTTTGAGAGGCGCCAGGGCCATCAGGCCACGCTGGCGCCTCTCAAAGAGGCGCCAAGGCTGCGTGGCCTGTCGGCTCTGGCGCCTCTTTGAGAGGTGCCAAGCTTGCCATGCATCAAGATTATATgtgtaatataatatatttatatctaaaattaatttaaaagataagaacattaataataattaaatttaattatacaaaAATTGACATAATATTCTGAATGATGTCtaatgatga
This window harbors:
- the LOC122724089 gene encoding ATPase GET3B-like, producing the protein MIKVRELFRDTDSTEFVIVTIPTVMAVSESSRLRASLQKENVPVKRLIVNQILPPSASDCKFCAMKRRDQMRALEMIQNDPELSSLTLIHAPLVDVEIRGVPALKFLGDIIWK